In Phormidium yuhuli AB48, one genomic interval encodes:
- the tnpC gene encoding IS66 family transposase: MSLSSRKETKPERGTRTRQQERVAEYITRLAREKQAGEPDWLIEHFVQQGLRVLELEQQKTEQARQIEAQAAEIVELKEKLAQAERAGKRQAAPFRRSKRKTQPKRPGRKAGHRGHWRQPPAASAADEHYEMPLETCPDCGQPLDKEHQQAIEQTVIDVPPVEPRVIRLKTYRNHCQNCQKNVRSQHPLQVSGATGAAGTQIGPRALGYAAYLNKQLGVTMRKTVQALETMTGVRLSPGGLSQALDRIAERLQPRYDNLLAQLRDSEVLYCDETGWWVSGPGYWLWILTNKHGTYYRVVPSRSKPAARELIGQDFDGVLVSDCLNIYDDLTPRQHKCYAHHFKAISQAQQTPAGQSSSYLLELRAWLHAALLLKRLSCEPDSSRLSASTLAQLRRRLEERVETLLTPPRAGPETTDPQAQLEESLRQRLAKQRDHLLVFLDVPQVDATNNRAERQLRPAVIARKVSCGNKTESGARTWEILASLAATAAQSDESFVELVAQVVPT, translated from the coding sequence GTGAGCCTGTCTAGTCGGAAGGAAACCAAGCCAGAGCGAGGGACTCGAACGCGCCAACAAGAACGAGTCGCCGAGTACATCACCCGTCTCGCCCGTGAGAAACAGGCGGGAGAACCCGACTGGCTGATTGAACATTTCGTACAACAAGGATTGCGAGTCCTGGAACTCGAACAGCAAAAAACAGAGCAAGCCAGGCAAATTGAAGCGCAAGCGGCAGAAATCGTGGAGCTGAAAGAGAAACTAGCCCAAGCCGAGCGAGCCGGCAAGCGGCAGGCCGCCCCCTTCCGACGGTCGAAGCGAAAAACTCAGCCCAAACGTCCCGGGCGAAAAGCCGGTCATCGAGGTCACTGGCGGCAACCCCCCGCAGCGAGCGCCGCCGACGAACACTACGAAATGCCTCTAGAGACATGCCCCGACTGCGGTCAACCCTTAGACAAAGAGCATCAGCAAGCCATAGAGCAAACCGTCATTGACGTACCACCGGTCGAACCGCGCGTCATCCGTCTGAAAACTTATCGCAACCACTGCCAAAACTGCCAAAAAAACGTCCGCTCCCAGCATCCCTTGCAAGTGTCTGGGGCTACTGGTGCCGCCGGCACCCAAATCGGACCACGTGCTCTGGGTTATGCGGCCTACCTCAATAAACAATTAGGCGTGACGATGCGGAAAACCGTGCAAGCCCTCGAAACGATGACAGGGGTTCGCCTCAGTCCTGGCGGCTTATCTCAAGCCCTCGACCGCATCGCCGAGCGCTTGCAGCCTCGCTACGACAACTTGCTCGCCCAGCTACGTGACAGCGAAGTCCTGTACTGTGATGAAACCGGTTGGTGGGTCAGCGGTCCGGGTTACTGGCTGTGGATTCTCACCAATAAGCATGGCACTTACTACCGTGTGGTGCCATCGCGCTCCAAACCGGCGGCACGGGAACTGATTGGTCAAGACTTTGACGGGGTTCTCGTCAGTGACTGCCTTAACATCTACGATGACTTAACCCCCCGGCAGCACAAATGCTACGCCCACCATTTCAAGGCGATTTCCCAAGCGCAACAAACCCCGGCCGGTCAATCTTCAAGCTATCTTCTCGAACTACGAGCCTGGCTCCATGCGGCCTTGTTGTTGAAGCGCTTGTCTTGTGAGCCGGACTCCTCGCGACTGTCGGCCTCGACACTGGCACAACTTCGACGTCGTCTCGAAGAACGAGTCGAAACCCTGCTGACCCCACCACGGGCGGGTCCCGAGACCACTGACCCTCAAGCGCAGCTCGAAGAATCTCTACGTCAGCGCTTGGCCAAACAGCGCGACCACTTGTTGGTCTTTCTCGATGTCCCCCAAGTGGACGCGACTAATAATCGCGCCGAACGACAGTTGCGTCCTGCCGTCATCGCTCGCAAGGTCTCTTGTGGCAATAAAACCGAATCCGGCGCTCGCACTTGGGAGATTTTGGCTTCCTTGGCGGCTACGGCTGCCCAATCTGACGAGTCCTTTGTTGAGCTTGTTGCCCAGGTCGTTCCCACCTAG
- a CDS encoding type II toxin-antitoxin system Phd/YefM family antitoxin → MKTIETQQAKQQLDEMIDQVIIDVEPTILRNQKGQEAVLMSLEEFSAWRETIYLLSNPANASHLLESIKQAESGQTILKELLDE, encoded by the coding sequence ATGAAAACCATTGAAACTCAACAAGCCAAACAGCAATTAGATGAGATGATTGACCAGGTTATTATAGATGTTGAACCGACAATCCTACGGAATCAAAAGGGTCAAGAAGCGGTTTTGATGTCGTTAGAAGAGTTTAGTGCTTGGCGGGAAACGATTTATCTTTTATCCAATCCAGCCAATGCGTCTCATCTTCTTGAATCTATCAAGCAGGCTGAGTCAGGTCAGACTATCCTCAAGGAACTTCTGGATGAATGA
- a CDS encoding Uma2 family endonuclease: MVSVTQAQSKITLEEFLALPETKPAREYIDGNIEQKPMPQGEHSTLQIRLGTVINEAIITKKIGHAFTELRCTFAGRSVVPDISVFTWERIPKTEEGKIANRFESHPDWVIEILSPDQSANQVIRKILFCIQQGTQIGWLIDPKDESVLIVQPNVFPEIKQGEDRLPTLETVEDLDLSAQELFSWLIVQ; the protein is encoded by the coding sequence ATGGTTTCGGTAACTCAAGCTCAGTCCAAAATTACCCTAGAGGAGTTTTTAGCGCTTCCTGAAACCAAACCCGCCAGGGAATACATCGACGGAAACATCGAGCAAAAGCCAATGCCTCAAGGAGAACATAGTACCTTGCAAATTCGTCTGGGAACCGTAATTAATGAGGCTATCATTACAAAAAAAATAGGTCATGCTTTTACAGAGTTGCGCTGTACATTTGCGGGGCGCTCGGTTGTCCCCGATATCAGTGTTTTTACGTGGGAGCGCATCCCCAAAACTGAGGAAGGAAAAATAGCGAATCGTTTTGAGAGTCATCCGGATTGGGTGATTGAGATTTTATCTCCAGACCAATCGGCTAATCAGGTGATTCGGAAAATCTTATTTTGTATTCAGCAGGGAACTCAAATTGGATGGTTGATTGACCCCAAAGATGAGTCAGTGCTGATTGTTCAGCCCAACGTATTTCCCGAAATTAAACAGGGAGAAGACCGTTTACCGACCCTAGAGACGGTGGAAGATTTAGACTTATCAGCGCAAGAGCTGTTTTCTTGGTTGATAGTTCAATAA
- a CDS encoding CHAT domain-containing tetratricopeptide repeat protein, giving the protein MDEQRVQAYLSLIQELLTCRSGKELVAKLSNHRELVDEGLVQVMRAEADKRAQQGRGNVDWLRYFAGQIAAANYELPRLETKSTADALLRQGFQQYKKSQYPQAWESLQQSLALYEEIGDRANIALCWGQLGCIERDRGNWDEAERLYQQSLALRTELGDRKGMATSWGVLGDIQRNRGNWEEAERLYQQCLALRTELGDRKGMATVWGLLGDIQRNRGNWEEAERLYQQCLAIETELGDRAGMATSWGQLGDIQRNRGNWEEAERLYQQSLALRTELGDRSGMATSWGSLGSIQQNRGNWEEAERLYQQSLALRTELGDRKGMATSWGVLGSIQRKRGNWEEAERLYQQYLEVMTELGDRAGMASSWEQLGYIQNVRGNWDEAERLYQQSLEVMTELGDRPGMASCWGQLGYIQNVRGNWDEAERLYQQSLEVRTELGDRSGMAESWGSLGNIQRKRGNWEEAERLYQQSLALRTELGDRKGMTTSWGQLGDIQRNRGNWDEAERLYQQSLEVRTELGDRSGMATSWGLLGNIQKVRGNWDEAERLYQQSLEVRTELGDRSGMAESWGVLGSIQQNRGNWDEAERLYQQSLAVKTELGDRKGMATSWGSLGSIQQNRGNWDEAERLYQQSLEVRTELGDRKGMATSWGQLGDIQRKRGNWEEAERLYQQYLEVMTELGDRAGMAAVWGVLGDIQRNRGNWEEAERLFQQSLALRTELGDRAGMATSWGQLGDIQRNRGNWEEAERLYQQSLEVMTELGDRAGMADIYNLLASVYQYSNRIPEALAAWKEGLTICPPEQFPLEALALGSDLGDAAFRIQDWDTAIYGYEAAIEAVETRCTFTDSYSEKQKRREAALDLYPQLVQACINGGDIGKALASVERSKSRNLIELLSNRDLYPKGDIPPELLQQLDKLRREVTAKQRLIENLDNPSNPDTQDLGGLGQRGSGSASFTPDVMDRLRQQYQQAQQDLTQLLETLNTYDPNFSLSQRVQPIQFSEIQALLDKETLLMEWYLSPQGIYTFIVRGETGEISVHLSPPEQLHQLQELRDTYLNSYSHHSDDWETHLKDFLRRLRDILELPQLLAQLPPSYRRLIVVPYRELHLFPLHALPLGDEDEPDYLADRFPLGVTYSPSCQFLQVSQRQRKTSNRQRFFAIQNPTEDLDYADLEVDAILANFSTNARRLARQEASKTRLNEDSYRQDFQEADYLHFAGHGAFNFNRPLLSPLVLAGAKVSVSDSDGRTLSEETPPSEPAETRFLPWRKGTQIDLSKCYTLGELFELDLPACRLVILSACETGLTDFSPNLEEYISLGLGFLYAGAANVICSLWAVNDVSTAILMVKLYEEMQTQPSVALALKQAQEWMRTVTKQELTAWLNQQESAGTPHPKAKLREKLRLGFKPASYQPYAHPIHWGAFCAIGV; this is encoded by the coding sequence ATGGATGAACAACGAGTGCAAGCCTATCTCTCCCTGATTCAAGAACTGCTCACCTGTCGCAGTGGGAAGGAACTGGTGGCGAAATTGAGCAACCACCGGGAACTGGTGGATGAGGGATTAGTGCAGGTGATGCGTGCCGAAGCGGACAAGAGGGCGCAACAGGGGCGGGGGAATGTAGACTGGTTGCGGTATTTTGCGGGTCAAATCGCAGCGGCTAACTATGAGTTGCCTCGGCTAGAAACTAAATCGACAGCAGATGCTCTGTTGCGGCAAGGATTTCAACAGTATAAAAAGAGTCAATATCCCCAAGCCTGGGAATCTTTGCAACAGTCTCTCGCCTTGTATGAGGAAATCGGGGATAGGGCTAACATCGCTTTATGTTGGGGACAGTTAGGTTGTATTGAACGCGATCGGGGCAACTGGGACGAGGCGGAGCGTCTGTATCAGCAATCTTTGGCTTTGAGGACCGAATTGGGCGATCGCAAAGGGATGGCAACCTCTTGGGGAGTGTTGGGAGATATCCAGCGCAATCGGGGCAACTGGGAGGAGGCGGAGCGTCTGTATCAGCAATGTTTGGCATTGAGAACCGAATTGGGCGATCGCAAAGGGATGGCAACCGTTTGGGGACTGTTGGGAGATATCCAGCGAAATCGGGGCAACTGGGAGGAGGCCGAGCGTCTGTATCAGCAATGTTTGGCAATTGAAACCGAATTGGGCGATCGCGCCGGGATGGCAACCTCTTGGGGACAGTTGGGAGATATCCAGCGAAATCGGGGCAACTGGGAGGAGGCGGAGCGTCTGTATCAGCAATCTTTGGCTTTGAGAACGGAATTGGGCGATCGCTCCGGGATGGCTACCTCTTGGGGAAGTTTGGGTTCTATCCAGCAAAATCGGGGCAACTGGGAGGAGGCCGAGCGTCTGTATCAGCAATCTTTGGCTTTGAGAACGGAATTGGGCGATCGCAAAGGGATGGCTACCTCTTGGGGAGTGTTGGGTTCTATCCAGCGCAAGCGGGGCAACTGGGAGGAGGCGGAGCGTCTGTATCAGCAATATTTGGAAGTGATGACCGAATTGGGCGATCGCGCCGGGATGGCATCCTCTTGGGAACAGTTAGGATATATCCAGAACGTTCGGGGCAACTGGGACGAGGCCGAGCGTCTATATCAGCAATCTTTGGAAGTGATGACCGAATTGGGCGATCGCCCTGGGATGGCAAGCTGTTGGGGACAGTTAGGATATATCCAGAACGTTCGGGGCAACTGGGACGAGGCCGAGCGTCTATATCAGCAATCTTTGGAAGTGAGAACGGAATTGGGTGATCGCTCCGGGATGGCAGAATCTTGGGGAAGTTTGGGAAATATCCAGCGCAAGCGGGGCAACTGGGAGGAGGCGGAGCGTCTGTATCAGCAATCTTTGGCATTGAGAACGGAATTGGGCGATCGCAAAGGGATGACTACCTCTTGGGGACAGTTGGGAGATATCCAGCGAAATCGGGGCAACTGGGACGAGGCGGAGCGTCTGTATCAGCAATCTTTAGAAGTGAGAACGGAATTGGGCGATCGCTCCGGGATGGCAACCTCTTGGGGACTGTTGGGAAATATCCAGAAGGTTCGGGGCAACTGGGATGAGGCCGAGCGTCTATATCAGCAATCTTTGGAAGTGAGAACGGAATTGGGCGATCGCTCCGGGATGGCAGAATCTTGGGGAGTGTTGGGTTCTATCCAGCAAAATCGGGGCAACTGGGACGAGGCCGAGCGTCTGTATCAGCAATCTTTGGCGGTTAAAACGGAATTGGGCGATCGCAAAGGGATGGCAACCTCTTGGGGAAGTTTGGGTTCTATCCAGCAAAATCGGGGCAACTGGGACGAGGCCGAGCGTCTGTATCAGCAATCTTTAGAAGTGAGAACGGAATTGGGCGATCGCAAAGGGATGGCAACCTCTTGGGGACAGTTGGGAGATATCCAGCGCAAGCGGGGCAACTGGGAGGAGGCGGAGCGTCTGTATCAGCAATATTTGGAAGTGATGACCGAATTGGGCGATCGCGCCGGGATGGCAGCCGTTTGGGGAGTGTTGGGAGATATCCAGCGAAATCGGGGCAACTGGGAGGAGGCGGAGCGTCTGTTTCAGCAATCTTTGGCTTTGAGAACGGAATTGGGCGATCGCGCCGGGATGGCTACCTCTTGGGGACAGTTGGGAGATATCCAGCGAAATCGGGGCAACTGGGAGGAGGCGGAGCGTCTGTATCAGCAATCTTTGGAAGTGATGACCGAATTGGGCGATCGCGCCGGGATGGCTGATATTTACAATCTTCTCGCCTCTGTCTATCAATACTCTAACCGAATTCCTGAAGCCCTCGCCGCATGGAAAGAAGGGTTAACCATTTGTCCCCCAGAGCAATTCCCCCTAGAAGCCTTGGCACTGGGTAGCGATTTAGGCGATGCTGCCTTTCGGATTCAAGACTGGGACACTGCCATCTATGGCTATGAAGCCGCTATCGAAGCCGTCGAAACCCGTTGCACTTTCACCGACTCCTACAGCGAGAAACAAAAACGCCGAGAAGCCGCCCTAGACCTCTATCCCCAACTGGTGCAAGCCTGCATCAATGGCGGAGATATCGGGAAAGCCTTAGCCAGCGTCGAACGCAGCAAATCCCGCAACCTCATCGAACTCCTCAGCAACCGCGACCTCTACCCCAAAGGCGACATTCCCCCAGAACTCCTGCAACAACTCGACAAGCTGCGTCGGGAAGTCACCGCCAAACAGCGACTTATCGAAAACCTCGACAACCCCAGCAACCCCGATACTCAGGACCTGGGCGGACTGGGACAACGGGGTAGCGGTTCCGCCAGCTTCACCCCCGATGTCATGGACCGCCTGCGTCAACAATACCAACAGGCGCAACAGGACTTAACCCAACTCCTGGAAACCCTAAACACCTACGACCCCAACTTCAGCCTCAGCCAACGAGTCCAACCCATCCAATTCTCGGAAATTCAGGCGTTACTGGACAAAGAAACCCTGTTGATGGAATGGTATCTCAGCCCCCAAGGAATTTATACCTTTATCGTCAGGGGCGAAACGGGGGAGATTTCGGTGCATCTTTCCCCCCCAGAACAGTTGCATCAATTACAGGAGTTGCGCGACACCTATCTCAACAGCTATTCCCACCACTCCGACGACTGGGAAACCCATCTCAAGGACTTCCTGCGCCGTCTGCGGGATATCCTGGAATTACCCCAACTCCTCGCCCAACTTCCCCCCAGCTACCGCCGCCTGATTGTCGTCCCCTATCGGGAGTTGCATTTATTCCCCCTCCACGCCTTACCCCTGGGGGATGAGGATGAACCGGACTATCTCGCCGATAGATTCCCCCTGGGAGTCACCTATAGCCCCAGTTGTCAATTCCTGCAAGTCTCCCAACGCCAGCGCAAAACCAGCAACCGCCAGCGCTTCTTTGCGATTCAAAATCCCACGGAAGACCTAGACTATGCGGACTTAGAGGTTGACGCCATTTTAGCCAACTTCTCCACCAACGCCCGCCGTCTCGCCCGCCAGGAAGCCAGCAAAACCCGCCTCAATGAAGACTCCTACCGCCAAGACTTCCAAGAAGCGGACTATCTCCATTTTGCCGGCCATGGGGCCTTCAATTTCAACCGTCCCCTCCTCTCTCCCCTGGTGTTAGCGGGGGCGAAAGTCTCCGTCAGTGACTCAGACGGCCGAACCCTCTCGGAGGAAACCCCCCCCTCTGAACCCGCCGAGACTCGTTTTCTCCCTTGGCGCAAAGGCACGCAGATTGACCTAAGCAAATGTTACACCCTCGGGGAATTGTTTGAACTGGATTTACCCGCCTGTCGCCTGGTGATTCTCTCGGCTTGTGAAACGGGGTTAACGGACTTTTCGCCCAACTTAGAGGAATATATCAGTTTGGGGCTAGGCTTTCTCTATGCCGGGGCGGCCAATGTGATTTGTAGTCTCTGGGCGGTGAATGATGTCTCGACGGCGATTTTGATGGTAAAATTGTATGAGGAAATGCAGACCCAGCCCTCGGTGGCGTTGGCGTTGAAACAGGCCCAAGAGTGGATGAGAACCGTCACCAAGCAGGAGTTAACGGCCTGGCTGAATCAGCAGGAGTCGGCGGGAACTCCTCATCCCAAGGCCAAGCTGCGAGAGAAGTTGAGGTTAGGCTTTAAACCCGCTAGTTACCAACCCTATGCACATCCGATTCATTGGGGGGCCTTTTGTGCGATCGGGGTTTAG
- a CDS encoding pilus assembly FimT family protein, producing the protein MKPHQRRRSRGFTLPELLVVIVMVGILSSLSIVVWGHFTANQAVKQGNDAVFLAIRSAQVRAKTSKVRYQASFRGEADQALWAVHPVSVHPDEAQWNALPFLVRYDEDNSTLRRVQGVRRVVFDHRGHVMGQLGRITVFHRDNPELRRCTFVSTLLGTIRKTRDDWCKR; encoded by the coding sequence ATGAAACCACATCAGCGTCGCCGAAGCCGGGGATTTACCCTGCCTGAGCTTCTGGTCGTTATTGTAATGGTCGGAATCCTGAGTTCACTATCCATCGTTGTTTGGGGGCATTTCACGGCTAATCAGGCCGTCAAACAGGGCAATGACGCGGTCTTTCTGGCTATTCGTTCAGCGCAAGTTCGAGCTAAAACCTCAAAAGTCCGATACCAGGCCAGCTTCCGAGGCGAGGCAGACCAAGCCTTGTGGGCCGTTCATCCTGTTAGCGTTCACCCCGATGAGGCTCAGTGGAATGCCCTACCGTTCCTCGTCCGCTACGATGAAGACAACAGCACCCTGCGACGGGTTCAAGGGGTGCGGCGGGTGGTGTTCGACCATCGAGGTCATGTCATGGGTCAACTTGGACGAATTACCGTATTTCATCGTGATAATCCTGAGTTACGGCGTTGTACCTTTGTCTCCACCCTATTAGGGACGATTCGCAAAACGCGGGATGACTGGTGTAAGCGATAA
- a CDS encoding Txe/YoeB family addiction module toxin has product MKVSFTELAWSDYLWLQKKDKRLLKRVNLLIKDVMRDAFEGIGKPEPLKGNLSGYWSRRIDGEHRLVYQVVGDEILIISCRFHYER; this is encoded by the coding sequence ATGAAGGTAAGTTTTACTGAGTTGGCTTGGTCTGATTATCTCTGGCTACAAAAGAAGGATAAGAGGCTTTTAAAACGGGTAAATCTTCTGATTAAAGATGTGATGAGGGATGCGTTTGAGGGGATTGGCAAGCCAGAACCTTTGAAGGGAAATTTATCGGGTTACTGGTCAAGGCGGATTGATGGGGAGCATCGTTTGGTGTATCAGGTGGTTGGAGATGAAATTTTAATTATTTCCTGTCGGTTTCACTATGAAAGATGA
- a CDS encoding DegT/DnrJ/EryC1/StrS family aminotransferase: protein MLGLSFILHYILVHTQPFYQGLGFTWGGVPEAERYYAEAISLPLYFGLTESAQDRVVAVLWEVLW, encoded by the coding sequence TTGCTGGGTCTGAGCTTCATTTTGCACTATATCCTGGTTCATACTCAGCCGTTTTATCAGGGGTTAGGCTTTACTTGGGGGGGGGTCCCAGAAGCGGAGCGGTATTATGCAGAGGCGATTAGTTTGCCGTTATACTTCGGGTTAACGGAGTCAGCTCAGGATAGGGTGGTAGCCGTGTTGTGGGAGGTTTTATGGTGA
- a CDS encoding ribonuclease toxin HepT-like protein, which produces MVRDDLLLLVGEIRESQSVLERLQGLYESYEGQFSDPSQRDVRDAVLLAEILCNTYTCIETILFRIARQFENHLDPQQWHKELLQKMPIEVPGVRRAVLSRETYRLLDELRRFRHFKREDYEFDYDWRRLDYLRSVYDQVRPLIGADLQRYVDFILVLADEQD; this is translated from the coding sequence ATGGTGAGAGATGACCTGTTGCTATTGGTGGGGGAAATTCGCGAGAGTCAGTCGGTTCTCGAACGGTTGCAAGGGCTGTATGAGTCCTATGAGGGCCAGTTTTCTGACCCTAGTCAACGAGATGTACGGGATGCCGTCTTGTTGGCGGAGATTTTGTGTAATACCTACACCTGTATCGAAACCATTTTGTTTCGGATTGCTCGCCAGTTTGAGAATCATTTAGACCCGCAGCAGTGGCACAAGGAGTTACTGCAAAAAATGCCGATTGAAGTGCCTGGAGTGCGCCGGGCGGTGTTGTCGCGGGAGACCTATCGTCTGCTCGATGAACTGCGGCGATTTCGGCATTTTAAACGGGAGGATTATGAGTTTGATTATGATTGGCGGCGATTGGACTATCTCAGGTCCGTGTATGACCAGGTGCGTCCGTTGATTGGGGCAGATTTGCAGAGGTATGTGGATTTTATTTTGGTATTAGCTGATGAGCAGGATTAG
- a CDS encoding Uma2 family endonuclease yields MTLKLMPILENGDRLTRTEFERRYQVLPEVKKAELVEGVVYMASPVRYQQHGKPHSQIITWLQVYAAATPGVEVADNTTVRLDLDNEPQPDALLRLDEGVGGQSRISEDDYLEGTPELIVEIAASTASYDLHDKFRAYRRNGVREYLVWVVLEEEFRWYVLEEGDYRQQEPDGAGCLRSPFWPGLLLDVKALLAGEMGPVLMRLQEEMGSPEHERFVERLGSAQ; encoded by the coding sequence ATGACATTAAAACTCATGCCAATTTTGGAAAACGGTGATCGCCTCACTCGGACGGAGTTCGAGCGACGCTATCAGGTGTTGCCAGAGGTGAAGAAGGCGGAATTAGTGGAAGGGGTGGTTTATATGGCATCGCCAGTTCGTTATCAGCAACATGGAAAACCTCACAGTCAAATTATCACCTGGCTGCAAGTTTATGCTGCTGCTACCCCAGGGGTTGAGGTGGCGGATAATACAACAGTTCGCTTGGACTTGGACAATGAACCTCAACCCGATGCGCTTTTGCGCCTTGATGAGGGGGTGGGGGGACAGTCGCGGATTAGCGAGGACGACTATCTTGAGGGTACGCCGGAGTTGATTGTGGAGATTGCGGCGAGTACCGCCTCCTACGACCTCCACGATAAGTTTCGAGCCTATCGTCGCAATGGGGTTCGGGAGTATCTGGTGTGGGTGGTTCTGGAGGAGGAGTTTCGTTGGTATGTGCTGGAGGAGGGGGACTATCGCCAGCAGGAGCCGGATGGGGCGGGTTGTCTGAGGAGTCCGTTTTGGCCGGGGTTGCTGTTGGATGTGAAGGCGCTGTTGGCGGGGGAGATGGGGCCGGTGTTGATGAGGTTACAGGAGGAGATGGGTTCGCCGGAACATGAGCGGTTTGTGGAGAGGTTGGGGTCGGCTCAGTAG
- a CDS encoding calcium-binding protein, with amino-acid sequence MTTVDLMGVSYQEDFATLGEGLPNGWAIYTGATVSNLGSLNVFDPEPATWNEVKGAFKNLASIKSGLELGAAPEQQRQAGDRALGIRQSGSFGDPGAAFVFSLTNTEGFQDFHLSLEAQLLSVQDRSTSWTIDYRVGEAGEFFPLGLYEDPDIFGITPLRTGVELLEFNDDINNQSEPVQIRIVALSESSGQNRRDTFAIDNFRLTYSPIKESLEEIGEFPGNAPTIIAIQRPEDVDKVTTQDVVTYEVHFSEPVMEVDVEDFTLTTTGTAAADIASVSADSGTVIEVILEGVTGEGSLRLDVLPETATIVNLAGVPLSEGFTEGDRYIIEKALIEPEPDPPTPEPEREPKPEPEPEREPNPPSRRIINQLILGVGTHPETLIGGEGNDTIAAFEEDDVIFGQGGNNLLFGNKGDDRIYSGDGEDTLFGGQGNDRLIGGPGNTVLSGDLGQDTLTGGGGNNLFILRPDSDADVITDFSLERDRLGLSHGLRLEDLEWTQEGENTLIQMEDGREIAILQQTQATQLQPRQFRLL; translated from the coding sequence ATGACCACAGTTGACTTGATGGGTGTATCGTACCAAGAAGACTTTGCAACATTAGGAGAGGGATTGCCCAATGGTTGGGCAATTTATACGGGGGCGACGGTCTCAAATTTAGGAAGTCTCAACGTCTTTGACCCCGAGCCAGCGACTTGGAATGAGGTGAAGGGGGCGTTTAAAAATTTAGCATCGATTAAGAGTGGCTTAGAGCTAGGAGCCGCACCGGAACAGCAACGACAGGCAGGCGATCGCGCCCTCGGCATTCGTCAGTCAGGTAGCTTCGGAGACCCCGGTGCTGCCTTTGTTTTCTCCCTCACAAATACAGAAGGATTCCAAGACTTTCACCTCTCCTTAGAAGCCCAACTGTTGAGTGTTCAAGACCGTTCTACGTCTTGGACGATTGATTATCGAGTCGGCGAAGCGGGAGAGTTTTTTCCTTTAGGATTGTATGAAGACCCTGACATTTTTGGCATCACTCCTCTCAGGACTGGGGTGGAACTCTTAGAATTTAATGATGACATCAACAATCAATCAGAACCCGTTCAAATTCGCATCGTTGCCCTCTCAGAAAGTAGCGGTCAAAACCGAAGAGATACTTTTGCAATTGACAATTTTAGATTAACCTATAGCCCCATCAAAGAAAGTCTTGAAGAGATTGGGGAATTCCCAGGAAATGCCCCCACCATTATCGCCATTCAACGACCCGAAGATGTCGATAAAGTGACAACTCAAGACGTTGTCACCTACGAAGTCCACTTTAGTGAGCCGGTGATGGAGGTAGATGTGGAGGATTTCACCCTCACCACCACCGGAACCGCCGCAGCCGATATCGCCTCCGTCTCCGCCGACTCTGGAACGGTGATTGAGGTCATCCTGGAGGGGGTGACTGGAGAGGGAAGCCTGCGTCTGGATGTTCTCCCAGAGACAGCCACCATCGTCAATCTGGCGGGTGTTCCCTTGAGTGAGGGATTTACCGAGGGCGATCGCTATATCATCGAGAAGGCTCTCATCGAGCCAGAACCCGACCCGCCAACTCCTGAACCTGAGCGGGAACCCAAACCTGAGCCCGAACCCGAGCGGGAACCCAATCCCCCTTCACGAAGGATTATCAACCAACTGATTTTGGGAGTGGGGACTCATCCAGAAACCCTCATCGGCGGCGAGGGGAATGATACCATCGCCGCCTTTGAGGAAGATGACGTCATTTTTGGACAGGGGGGGAACAACCTCCTATTCGGCAATAAGGGGGACGATCGCATCTACAGTGGTGATGGTGAGGATACCCTCTTCGGGGGTCAAGGAAACGATCGCCTGATTGGGGGTCCTGGAAACACGGTCTTATCTGGAGACTTAGGACAAGACACGTTAACTGGAGGCGGGGGAAACAACCTATTCATCCTACGTCCCGATAGCGACGCCGACGTGATTACCGACTTTAGCCTGGAGCGCGATCGCCTCGGCTTATCTCATGGATTACGGCTAGAAGATTTAGAATGGACTCAGGAGGGGGAGAACACCCTCATTCAGATGGAAGATGGCAGGGAGATCGCCATCCTGCAACAGACCCAAGCTACCCAACTCCAGCCGCGCCAATTTCGACTCCTTTAA